A genome region from Christensenella minuta includes the following:
- a CDS encoding GNAT family N-acetyltransferase produces MGVTIRKYTGEDIPVMMDIWNAVVDEGEAFPQADMLSESGAKSFFGSQSYCGVAEDDGKLVGLYILHPNNVGRCAHIANASFAVNSGCRGKGIGEQLVRDCMVQARELGFRILQFNAVVEDNLAAIHLYEKIGFRQIGRVCEGFQAKNGEYKDILLYYSEL; encoded by the coding sequence ATGGGCGTCACAATCAGGAAGTATACCGGAGAGGATATTCCGGTCATGATGGATATTTGGAATGCGGTTGTCGACGAGGGCGAAGCATTCCCGCAGGCGGATATGCTCAGCGAATCGGGCGCGAAATCGTTTTTCGGTTCGCAGTCTTACTGCGGCGTGGCGGAAGATGACGGAAAACTTGTCGGCCTCTATATTTTGCATCCGAACAACGTCGGGCGCTGTGCGCATATTGCCAATGCCTCCTTTGCGGTGAACTCGGGTTGCCGCGGCAAAGGGATCGGCGAACAGTTGGTGCGCGACTGCATGGTACAGGCACGGGAGCTTGGGTTCCGCATCCTCCAATTCAATGCCGTCGTTGAAGACAATCTTGCGGCGATTCATCTTTATGAGAAAATCGGGTTCCGCCAGATTGGCCGTGTGTGCGAAGGTTTCCAGGCCAAAAACGGCGAGTATAAAGATATCCTGCTGTATTACAGTGAACTGTGA
- a CDS encoding energy-coupling factor transporter ATPase, with translation MDNYVIDAQKIKYAYPTIEGSEPKLALKGVTLTVGQGQFVAVLGHNGSGKSTFAKHINVLLRAQEGSLTVVGLDTADEANVWGIRSRAGMVFQNPDNQLVSTVVEEDVAFGPENLGVPHDELRGRVTEALQAVGMQGFEKRAPHMLSGGQKQRIAIAGVLAMHPDIIVFDEPTAMLDPQGRAEVMDTIRYLNKEEGKTIVLITHYMEEASEADRVFIMADGAVTDEGTPREVFSHKDKLEEAGLLPPLATQVYYDLKEKGLDLGKCPVTLKELVDELCR, from the coding sequence ATGGACAATTACGTAATTGACGCACAAAAAATAAAATACGCATATCCGACCATCGAAGGTTCGGAGCCTAAGCTCGCGCTCAAGGGCGTCACGCTCACAGTAGGGCAGGGACAGTTCGTTGCCGTGCTGGGTCATAACGGAAGTGGGAAATCCACATTTGCGAAGCACATCAATGTGCTCCTGCGCGCGCAGGAAGGGTCACTCACGGTGGTCGGGCTCGACACGGCGGACGAAGCCAACGTGTGGGGCATCCGCAGCCGTGCAGGCATGGTGTTCCAGAATCCGGATAACCAGCTTGTGTCAACGGTGGTCGAGGAAGACGTGGCATTTGGTCCGGAAAACCTCGGCGTGCCGCACGACGAGCTCCGGGGACGGGTTACGGAGGCGCTTCAGGCAGTAGGCATGCAGGGTTTTGAAAAACGCGCCCCGCATATGCTGTCCGGCGGCCAGAAGCAGCGCATCGCAATTGCGGGCGTGCTTGCTATGCATCCGGATATCATCGTGTTTGACGAACCTACGGCCATGCTGGACCCGCAAGGCCGCGCGGAGGTTATGGACACGATCCGTTACCTCAATAAAGAGGAAGGCAAAACAATCGTGCTCATTACGCATTATATGGAGGAAGCGTCGGAGGCCGACCGTGTATTTATCATGGCGGACGGCGCTGTGACGGACGAGGGCACGCCGCGCGAGGTTTTCTCCCATAAAGATAAACTGGAAGAGGCAGGCCTGCTGCCCCCGCTCGCAACGCAGGTCTATTATGATTTAAAAGAAAAGGGGCTGGACCTCGGCAAGTGTCCTGTGACCCTTAAAGAACTGGTGGACGAGTTATGCCGCTGA
- a CDS encoding energy-coupling factor transporter transmembrane component T family protein has protein sequence MLKNITLGQYFPGDTVVHRLDPRIKILVALLFLVAVFVVRTMWGFFALAVLFILIIALAKIGPVTILRSIRPLLFIIIFTFVLNILFYSGQTIYWQWGFLTISKEGIEKAVFIAIRLVLLIVATSLLTLTTSPMQLTDGMESLLSPLKKIKFPVHEMAMMMSIAMRFIPTLVEETDRIMKAQTARGAELDSGNLLKKAKNMIPLLVPLFVGAFKRADELALAMESRCYHGDEGRTRMKVLHLKRMDIWALILMLAASILFMVFL, from the coding sequence ATGCTGAAAAATATCACACTGGGCCAGTACTTTCCCGGCGATACGGTCGTCCATAGGCTGGACCCGCGCATTAAAATACTCGTGGCGCTTCTTTTTCTGGTCGCCGTATTCGTGGTCCGCACGATGTGGGGGTTTTTTGCTCTCGCTGTGCTGTTTATCCTGATTATTGCACTGGCGAAGATCGGACCGGTTACTATTTTGCGCAGTATCCGGCCGCTCCTTTTCATCATCATATTTACCTTTGTGCTGAATATCCTGTTTTACAGCGGGCAGACCATTTATTGGCAGTGGGGTTTCCTGACTATCTCGAAAGAAGGGATCGAGAAAGCGGTGTTTATTGCGATCAGGCTCGTACTGCTGATTGTGGCGACCAGCCTGCTGACCCTTACCACATCTCCCATGCAATTAACGGACGGCATGGAGAGCCTCCTCTCGCCGCTGAAAAAGATTAAATTTCCCGTGCACGAGATGGCGATGATGATGAGCATTGCCATGCGCTTTATTCCTACGCTGGTAGAGGAAACAGACCGCATCATGAAAGCGCAGACTGCGCGAGGCGCGGAGCTTGACAGCGGGAACCTGCTGAAAAAGGCGAAAAATATGATACCGCTGCTGGTTCCGCTGTTTGTGGGCGCGTTCAAACGCGCAGACGAACTCGCCCTCGCGATGGAAAGCCGCTGCTACCACGGCGACGAAGGCAGGACCCGTATGAAGGTGCTGCACCTTAAACGGATGGATATTTGGGCGTTGATCCTTATGCTTGCGGCAAGCATCTTGTTTATGGTGTTCCTGTGA
- the rplM gene encoding 50S ribosomal protein L13 translates to MKTYMAKPGEVEQKWYVVDAEGQVFGRLASKVANILHGKNKPEYTPHVDTGDYVIVINADKLVFTGKKLDQKLYYRHSGYPGGLKTTKYRDLMENKPEFALYEAVRRMLPKNKLGRKMLKKLRVYRGAEHDHAAQKPEAIEL, encoded by the coding sequence ATGAAAACATATATGGCGAAACCCGGCGAAGTGGAGCAGAAGTGGTATGTTGTCGATGCTGAGGGACAGGTATTCGGCAGACTGGCAAGCAAAGTTGCCAATATCCTTCACGGAAAGAACAAGCCGGAATATACTCCGCATGTCGATACGGGAGACTACGTCATCGTAATCAATGCGGACAAACTCGTTTTTACGGGTAAAAAACTGGATCAGAAATTATATTACAGACACTCGGGATACCCGGGCGGCCTGAAGACGACGAAGTACAGGGACCTGATGGAAAACAAACCGGAATTTGCCCTGTATGAAGCAGTCAGAAGAATGCTTCCTAAAAACAAGCTCGGCCGGAAAATGCTCAAGAAGCTGCGCGTATACAGAGGCGCAGAGCACGACCACGCGGCCCAGAAGCCCGAAGCAATAGAGCTTTAA
- the glmM gene encoding phosphoglucosamine mutase, translated as MARLFGTDGVRGIANEKLTSRLAYDLGRAGAYCLTNELHSARILIGKDTRGSGDMLESALVAGICSAGAEAVVACTLPTSAIAYLTRHSGYDAGVVISASHNTVEYNGIKFFNSSGYKLADEIEDRIEDIIMNGSETIPQPTGKKIGRRVRLKKAAQDYMDFVVETTDVRLDGMKVVLDCANGAASEVAPWIFKLLGAEVIPYYNMPDGTNINENCGSTHPDQLCRLVSELGADVGLAFDGDADRLIAVDEHGSIVDGDKVMAICAIDMKERGVLNKDTVVATVMSNMGMEATLRENGISLVRTGVGDRYVLEEMLANGYNFGGEQSGHIIFLDHNTTGDGILSGVQLMSVMKRQDKPLARLARPVSTYPQVLVNAYVSDEKKHDYDKDEEILAAIKKLEQDFHGEGRVLIRTSGTEPMVRVMIEGKDKEAITKQAVAVAKLIEKRLK; from the coding sequence ATGGCACGACTATTCGGTACGGACGGAGTGCGCGGCATTGCGAATGAAAAACTCACATCCAGGCTGGCGTACGACTTGGGGCGCGCGGGTGCGTATTGCCTGACTAACGAGCTTCACAGCGCAAGGATATTGATCGGAAAAGATACGCGGGGTTCGGGCGATATGCTGGAATCCGCGCTTGTGGCGGGTATTTGTTCGGCGGGTGCGGAGGCGGTGGTGGCGTGTACGCTGCCTACGTCGGCAATCGCATATCTGACCCGGCATTCCGGCTACGACGCGGGGGTCGTCATCTCAGCGTCGCACAATACGGTGGAGTATAACGGAATCAAATTTTTCAATTCCAGCGGCTACAAACTGGCGGATGAAATCGAGGACCGTATCGAAGATATCATCATGAACGGCTCGGAGACCATCCCGCAGCCTACGGGCAAGAAAATCGGGCGGCGGGTACGCCTGAAAAAAGCGGCACAGGACTATATGGACTTTGTGGTGGAAACGACGGATGTGCGCCTCGATGGAATGAAGGTGGTTCTCGACTGCGCCAACGGCGCGGCAAGCGAAGTCGCTCCGTGGATCTTTAAGCTGCTCGGCGCGGAGGTCATCCCCTACTACAACATGCCGGACGGTACGAATATCAATGAGAACTGCGGGTCCACCCATCCGGACCAGTTGTGCAGGCTGGTGTCCGAGCTTGGCGCGGACGTGGGGCTCGCCTTTGACGGCGATGCAGACCGCCTGATCGCGGTGGACGAACACGGCAGTATTGTAGACGGCGACAAGGTGATGGCGATCTGTGCAATCGACATGAAAGAGCGCGGCGTCCTCAATAAGGATACGGTAGTTGCGACGGTTATGAGCAATATGGGCATGGAGGCGACCCTGCGGGAAAACGGGATCAGTCTTGTGCGTACGGGTGTGGGCGACCGTTATGTGCTCGAAGAAATGCTGGCGAACGGTTATAATTTCGGCGGTGAACAATCGGGGCATATTATTTTCCTCGATCACAACACTACGGGAGACGGGATCCTTTCGGGCGTGCAGCTGATGTCGGTAATGAAACGGCAGGATAAACCGCTCGCGCGGCTGGCGAGGCCGGTCAGCACCTATCCGCAGGTGCTTGTAAACGCCTATGTCAGCGACGAGAAAAAGCACGATTACGATAAAGACGAGGAGATCCTTGCAGCGATCAAAAAGCTGGAGCAGGATTTTCACGGCGAGGGCCGGGTGCTGATCCGTACTTCGGGCACAGAGCCCATGGTTCGCGTCATGATTGAAGGCAAGGATAAAGAGGCGATTACGAAGCAGGCCGTGGCAGTGGCCAAGCTGATTGAAAAGCGCCTGAAATAA
- the rplQ gene encoding 50S ribosomal protein L17 → MRKLGRPSDQRKAMLRGLVTSLIWNGKIETTMMRAKETQRIAEKLITKAIKQYDNTVEVEKTVDGTKTKVTNDSPAKLAARRMIISYLYNIPETKLEKESKYDYKKRTGDVNMPVVEKLFREIAPKYAQRAKDKGQGGGYSRIIKKGPRRGDAAEVVILELV, encoded by the coding sequence ATGAGAAAATTAGGCAGGCCTTCCGACCAGAGAAAAGCGATGCTTCGTGGCCTTGTGACGTCGCTGATCTGGAACGGCAAAATAGAAACGACAATGATGCGTGCAAAAGAAACGCAGAGGATTGCGGAAAAGCTGATTACCAAGGCGATCAAGCAGTATGACAATACGGTTGAGGTCGAAAAAACGGTCGACGGCACCAAGACAAAAGTCACGAACGATTCGCCCGCGAAGCTGGCCGCGCGCCGCATGATTATTTCCTATTTGTACAACATTCCGGAAACAAAGTTGGAAAAGGAAAGCAAATACGATTATAAGAAGCGCACGGGCGACGTCAACATGCCCGTTGTAGAGAAACTGTTCCGCGAGATCGCGCCGAAGTATGCACAGCGTGCGAAGGACAAAGGACAGGGCGGCGGATATTCCCGCATCATTAAGAAAGGACCGCGGCGCGGCGACGCAGCCGAGGTCGTGATTCTTGAGCTGGTATAA
- a CDS encoding DUF2089 family protein, producing the protein MAVEIIPEWMAALEDEDVSFIKNFVLASGSLKEMAKRYGVTYPTVRLRLDKLIQKIAISDNYAEEPYVALIKRMAVNDKLDFDTAKVLISEYKKSRKGRQL; encoded by the coding sequence ATGGCGGTTGAAATCATCCCGGAATGGATGGCGGCGCTCGAGGATGAAGACGTGTCCTTCATCAAAAACTTTGTGCTCGCGTCCGGGTCCCTCAAGGAAATGGCAAAGCGGTACGGCGTTACCTATCCGACGGTGCGCCTGCGGCTCGACAAGCTGATCCAGAAAATTGCCATCAGCGACAATTACGCCGAAGAGCCGTATGTGGCGCTGATTAAGCGTATGGCAGTAAACGACAAGCTGGATTTCGATACGGCCAAGGTGCTGATTTCGGAATACAAGAAAAGCAGGAAAGGCAGGCAATTATGA
- a CDS encoding DNA-directed RNA polymerase subunit alpha: protein MLEIERPNIECVSMSEDKKYAKFVMEPLERGFGTTLGNSLRRILMSSLPGVAVTSVKIDGVLHEFSTIEGVHEDVTNIVLNLKGLCAKMHTDEPKKLIVNAKGPKDVTAADIETDSEVEIVNPDLHIATLDKTANLYMEIMLEKGRGYVLADKNKDPNMPIGVIPMDSLFTPVTKVNFAVENTRVGQITDFDKLTLEVWTNGSVNADEATSLAAKIMSEYLAQFINLTDHVSDVEIMVEKEEDKKEKILEITIEELDLSVRSYNCLKRAGINTVEELIMRDEEEMMKVRNLGKKSLEEVQQKLEALGLSLRKDD, encoded by the coding sequence ATGCTTGAAATCGAAAGACCGAATATAGAATGTGTCAGCATGAGTGAAGACAAAAAGTATGCCAAATTTGTCATGGAGCCCCTTGAACGCGGCTTTGGCACGACGCTTGGGAATTCACTTCGGCGGATACTGATGTCTTCCCTGCCCGGCGTGGCAGTAACAAGCGTAAAGATCGACGGCGTTTTGCACGAGTTTTCAACGATCGAAGGCGTCCATGAGGACGTCACCAATATCGTGCTGAATTTAAAGGGCCTGTGCGCGAAGATGCATACGGATGAACCTAAAAAGCTGATCGTCAACGCAAAAGGACCCAAGGATGTAACGGCGGCTGACATCGAAACTGATTCGGAAGTTGAGATTGTAAATCCCGACCTGCACATCGCGACGCTCGACAAAACGGCAAATCTCTATATGGAGATTATGCTGGAGAAAGGCCGCGGCTATGTACTGGCGGACAAGAATAAGGATCCGAACATGCCGATCGGCGTGATTCCTATGGATTCGCTGTTCACGCCTGTGACAAAAGTCAACTTTGCGGTGGAGAACACGCGTGTCGGCCAGATCACGGACTTTGACAAGCTGACGCTTGAAGTGTGGACAAACGGCAGTGTGAACGCCGACGAGGCGACTTCCCTTGCCGCAAAGATCATGAGCGAATATCTTGCGCAGTTCATCAACCTGACGGACCACGTAAGCGACGTAGAAATCATGGTCGAAAAAGAAGAAGACAAAAAAGAAAAGATACTGGAAATCACGATCGAGGAACTGGACCTCTCGGTGCGCTCGTACAACTGCCTGAAACGCGCGGGGATCAATACAGTGGAAGAACTCATTATGCGCGACGAAGAAGAAATGATGAAGGTGCGCAATTTGGGTAAAAAGTCACTCGAGGAAGTGCAGCAGAAGCTGGAAGCTTTGGGGCTTTCGCTGCGCAAGGACGACTGA
- the truA gene encoding tRNA pseudouridine(38-40) synthase TruA, with translation MKRIALIVEYDGTNYCGWQIQKNGVSVQQKLEEALEKALGAKTPAVGAGRTDARVHALGQVAHFDAETDIPPDKFFYVLNTLLPDDIRIKKSFAAPEGFHARFSAKGKHYQYRIRNTREKGAVDRLYTMFVPVPLDVARMREAAAYIEGEHDFAAFCAAGSDLKGTTVRTVYSVDVAKDGDYITIDVKGSGFLYNMVRIIAGTLVAVGKGKLTPEEVGAAIAAKDRKLAGATAQAQGLFLIEVYYEFFHNSY, from the coding sequence ATGAAGAGGATCGCGCTCATTGTGGAATATGACGGAACAAATTACTGCGGCTGGCAGATACAGAAAAACGGCGTCAGCGTACAGCAAAAACTGGAGGAAGCGCTCGAAAAAGCACTGGGCGCGAAAACGCCGGCCGTGGGCGCAGGACGCACGGACGCGCGCGTACATGCCCTCGGGCAGGTTGCGCACTTTGACGCGGAGACCGATATCCCGCCGGATAAATTCTTTTACGTACTGAATACGCTGCTCCCAGACGACATCCGCATCAAGAAGTCCTTTGCGGCGCCGGAAGGCTTTCACGCACGCTTCTCCGCCAAAGGCAAGCATTATCAATACAGGATACGGAATACGCGGGAAAAAGGCGCGGTAGACCGCTTGTACACCATGTTTGTTCCTGTGCCGCTCGACGTTGCAAGGATGCGGGAAGCGGCGGCGTATATCGAGGGGGAGCATGACTTTGCGGCGTTCTGCGCGGCGGGGTCGGACCTCAAAGGGACGACGGTGCGTACCGTTTATTCCGTGGACGTCGCGAAAGACGGGGATTATATCACGATCGATGTAAAAGGCAGCGGTTTTTTGTATAACATGGTCCGCATCATTGCGGGCACGCTGGTTGCGGTCGGCAAGGGAAAACTGACCCCGGAGGAAGTGGGGGCCGCCATCGCGGCGAAGGACCGCAAGCTCGCCGGGGCGACTGCGCAGGCGCAGGGGCTGTTCCTTATAGAAGTATATTATGAATTTTTTCACAATTCATATTGA
- the trxB gene encoding thioredoxin-disulfide reductase — protein sequence MTYDVIIAGAGPAGLTAAIYACRGGLRTLVLERAFAGGQMAISHIIDNYPGFENEVTGAALAHSMKLQAQNLGAEIVTEEITKFELREPVKKITTTKTAYQAKAVILAMGASPKQLGVKGEDALLGAGVSYCATCDGAFFRGRDVAVVGGGNTAVEDALYLAKFCSRVYVIHRRDQFRAMKGMVDAAAAVPNIEFVLSHTPESVNGENTVESVTVRDVKTGKTKDLPVAGVFIAVGQTPKTDLVKDQVETDEAGFIKADESCKTNLPGVSCAGDIRTKRLRQIVTAVADGAVAADNSLGLGCVLQAAKAQEQ from the coding sequence ATGACGTATGATGTTATCATTGCGGGAGCGGGTCCCGCGGGCCTTACGGCGGCGATTTACGCGTGCCGCGGCGGGCTCAGGACGCTTGTGCTGGAACGGGCGTTTGCGGGCGGACAGATGGCGATCAGCCATATTATCGACAATTATCCGGGATTTGAGAACGAAGTGACGGGCGCTGCTCTTGCGCACAGCATGAAGCTGCAGGCGCAAAACCTCGGCGCGGAGATCGTTACGGAGGAAATTACAAAATTTGAACTCCGGGAACCGGTAAAAAAGATCACCACGACAAAAACTGCCTATCAGGCAAAGGCCGTGATTCTGGCGATGGGCGCTTCGCCCAAACAGCTTGGCGTGAAGGGGGAAGACGCTCTCCTCGGGGCGGGAGTTTCCTACTGTGCGACATGCGACGGAGCCTTTTTCCGCGGGCGGGATGTCGCCGTGGTCGGCGGCGGCAATACGGCCGTGGAAGATGCGCTCTACCTTGCGAAATTCTGCAGCAGGGTTTATGTTATACACAGGCGGGATCAGTTCCGCGCCATGAAGGGCATGGTGGATGCGGCGGCAGCAGTGCCGAACATCGAGTTTGTTCTTTCCCATACGCCCGAATCGGTCAACGGGGAAAACACGGTGGAAAGCGTAACGGTAAGGGACGTGAAGACAGGAAAGACAAAGGACCTGCCGGTTGCGGGCGTGTTCATCGCGGTCGGGCAGACGCCCAAAACGGACCTTGTGAAGGATCAGGTCGAGACTGACGAAGCGGGCTTCATCAAGGCGGATGAGTCCTGCAAGACGAACCTTCCGGGGGTTTCGTGCGCAGGCGATATCCGCACGAAGCGGCTGCGGCAGATCGTCACGGCGGTTGCGGACGGCGCAGTCGCGGCGGACAACAGCCTTGGGCTGGGCTGCGTACTGCAGGCGGCAAAGGCGCAGGAACAATAA
- a CDS encoding YcxB family protein, with translation MEEFKFTTKTDFEVFRDYWMFTLFEKRSANGGRSGFVKYMTILLVIVAALAVLCICNALLLNYSLGLIPLILLVGIGAALVSALVTATRSQPKRQYKLVQEAVESPQSYTFTDAQMEVREDIPEENRESLAEFPYEKIVGGYETHKAFYLFISEAEAFLIPKSQLTDVDMGKFAAFLAAKLDGRFFKSKRS, from the coding sequence ATGGAAGAATTCAAGTTTACGACGAAAACAGATTTCGAGGTGTTCCGGGACTATTGGATGTTTACACTTTTTGAAAAACGTAGTGCGAACGGCGGACGGAGCGGTTTTGTAAAATATATGACGATCCTCCTTGTGATCGTGGCGGCGTTGGCCGTACTGTGCATATGCAACGCGCTTTTGCTGAATTATTCGCTGGGGCTGATTCCGCTCATTTTGCTGGTTGGAATTGGCGCGGCGCTCGTCTCTGCGCTTGTTACCGCGACGAGGTCCCAGCCGAAACGCCAGTATAAACTGGTGCAGGAAGCTGTGGAAAGTCCTCAGAGCTACACCTTCACGGACGCGCAGATGGAAGTGCGCGAGGATATTCCGGAAGAAAACCGGGAATCCCTTGCGGAGTTCCCATATGAAAAGATCGTGGGCGGGTATGAAACGCACAAAGCGTTTTATCTTTTTATCAGCGAGGCGGAAGCGTTTCTGATCCCCAAAAGCCAGCTTACGGATGTGGACATGGGGAAATTTGCGGCTTTCCTTGCCGCAAAGCTGGACGGGCGCTTTTTCAAAAGCAAAAGAAGCTGA
- the rpsD gene encoding 30S ribosomal protein S4 — MARYTGPVCRLCRREGAKLFLKGDRCYSQKCAFTLRPNAPGQHGAGRHGKMSEYGTQLREKQKVKRAYGILESQFRKYFDIAEKMKGKAGENLLQLLERRLDNVCFRLGIGDSRAQARQLVMHGHVLVNGRKVDIPSYLVNAGDTITVAQRSASQEYFKTLKEEGGKGVPKWLEFDVAELTGKVVAIPERDDIDLTIEEHLIVELYSK; from the coding sequence ATGGCAAGATATACAGGACCGGTTTGCCGCTTGTGCCGCCGGGAAGGCGCAAAGCTCTTTTTGAAGGGCGACCGTTGCTATTCTCAGAAATGCGCTTTCACGCTGCGCCCGAACGCTCCCGGACAGCACGGAGCGGGACGCCACGGGAAGATGTCCGAATACGGCACGCAGCTTCGTGAAAAGCAGAAGGTTAAACGTGCATATGGCATTCTGGAAAGCCAGTTTAGAAAATATTTTGATATCGCAGAAAAAATGAAGGGTAAAGCGGGCGAAAACCTGCTCCAGCTTTTGGAACGGCGTCTTGACAACGTGTGCTTTCGTCTTGGCATCGGCGACAGCCGTGCACAGGCGCGCCAGCTCGTGATGCACGGTCACGTTCTGGTCAACGGCCGCAAAGTAGACATTCCTTCCTATCTGGTGAACGCGGGAGACACGATCACGGTCGCGCAGCGCTCCGCTTCGCAGGAATACTTCAAAACGCTCAAAGAAGAGGGCGGAAAAGGCGTTCCGAAATGGCTGGAATTCGACGTTGCCGAGCTTACGGGCAAGGTTGTCGCGATTCCGGAGAGGGACGACATCGACCTTACGATCGAGGAACATCTCATCGTCGAGTTGTATTCCAAATAA
- a CDS encoding energy-coupling factor transporter ATPase, producing MPLSVKKLNYFYMTGTPFEVQALKDVSLDVSDGEFVGIIGHTGCGKSTLIQLMAGLLKPASGTVLVNGRDINASGYDRKLLRRTLGVVFQYPEYQLFEETVGKDVAFGPLKAGMTEAEAEKNVDTALELVGFEPAKIKPLSPFDLSGGQKRKVAIAGVLAMDPQILILDEPIAGLDPLGREQFMQLVKKLNDCGVTIIMISHNMDGLADYASRIIAMDHGELYADGTPKEVFADLDKLKKVGLGASEAREAAAMLKERGWDIPSDIIKKDELVAAILKLSEDGKC from the coding sequence ATGCCGCTGAGTGTAAAAAAACTGAACTATTTTTATATGACGGGAACGCCTTTTGAGGTACAGGCCTTAAAGGACGTCAGCCTTGACGTTTCGGACGGAGAGTTCGTAGGCATCATAGGGCACACAGGCTGCGGGAAGTCGACCCTGATCCAATTGATGGCAGGGCTCCTGAAGCCGGCTTCGGGCACGGTCCTTGTGAACGGCAGGGACATTAACGCCTCCGGTTACGACCGCAAGCTGCTGCGCCGCACCCTGGGCGTGGTGTTCCAGTATCCGGAATACCAGCTCTTTGAAGAAACGGTGGGAAAGGATGTGGCCTTTGGCCCGTTGAAAGCGGGCATGACGGAGGCCGAAGCGGAAAAGAACGTGGATACCGCGCTCGAGCTTGTAGGATTTGAGCCCGCAAAGATTAAACCGCTTTCGCCGTTCGACCTGTCCGGCGGGCAAAAGCGCAAGGTGGCGATCGCGGGCGTGCTTGCCATGGACCCGCAGATCCTGATTCTCGACGAGCCCATTGCAGGACTTGATCCGCTGGGGCGCGAACAATTTATGCAGCTCGTAAAAAAGCTCAACGACTGCGGGGTTACGATCATCATGATCTCGCACAATATGGACGGCCTTGCGGATTATGCTTCCCGGATCATTGCCATGGATCACGGTGAGCTCTATGCGGACGGAACGCCGAAGGAAGTGTTCGCGGACCTCGATAAGCTCAAAAAAGTAGGGCTTGGGGCAAGCGAAGCGCGTGAAGCGGCGGCTATGCTCAAAGAACGCGGATGGGATATCCCGAGTGACATCATCAAGAAGGACGAGCTCGTTGCAGCGATCCTGAAACTGAGTGAGGACGGCAAATGCTGA
- the rpsI gene encoding 30S ribosomal protein S9: MAKKEQFLGTGRRKKSIARVRIMSGTGNITVNKRDVEEFFGYETLKMLVRSPFAVTDTAGKYDVFVSVKGGGYTGQAGAIRHGIARALIKAEPELRPALKSAGFLTRDPRMKERKKYGLKAARRAPQFSKR, from the coding sequence ATGGCAAAGAAAGAACAGTTCCTGGGAACAGGCAGAAGAAAAAAATCCATTGCCAGGGTCCGTATCATGTCGGGCACAGGCAATATCACGGTAAATAAGAGGGATGTTGAAGAGTTCTTCGGTTATGAAACGCTGAAGATGCTTGTGCGTTCCCCCTTCGCCGTAACGGATACGGCAGGCAAATACGACGTATTTGTTTCCGTTAAGGGCGGCGGCTATACCGGCCAGGCAGGCGCGATCCGCCACGGAATCGCCCGCGCGCTCATCAAGGCGGAGCCTGAGCTTCGTCCGGCATTGAAATCCGCAGGGTTCCTGACGCGCGACCCAAGGATGAAGGAAAGAAAGAAATACGGCCTCAAAGCAGCAAGAAGAGCGCCGCAGTTCTCCAAGCGTTAA
- the rpsK gene encoding 30S ribosomal protein S11: MAAPKKKVSRRRREKKNIEKGQAHIRSSFNNTIVTMTDMQGNALSQSSSGAMGFRGSRKSTPFAAQVASETAARAAMEHGLKFVEVFVKGPGSGREAAIRALQTAGLEVTLIKDVTPIPHNGCRPPKRRRV; encoded by the coding sequence ATGGCTGCACCTAAGAAAAAAGTGTCCAGAAGACGCAGAGAAAAGAAGAACATTGAAAAAGGCCAGGCGCATATTCGTTCTTCCTTTAACAATACGATCGTAACCATGACCGACATGCAGGGAAATGCCCTTTCCCAGTCGAGCTCCGGAGCCATGGGCTTCCGCGGCTCGCGGAAGAGCACGCCCTTCGCTGCGCAGGTTGCTTCTGAAACGGCTGCAAGAGCGGCAATGGAACACGGCCTCAAATTCGTGGAAGTGTTCGTAAAAGGACCGGGCTCCGGTAGGGAGGCCGCGATTCGCGCGCTGCAAACGGCTGGTCTTGAAGTAACGCTCATCAAGGATGTGACGCCCATCCCGCACAACGGGTGCCGTCCGCCGAAACGCAGAAGGGTATAA